The Epinephelus lanceolatus isolate andai-2023 chromosome 16, ASM4190304v1, whole genome shotgun sequence nucleotide sequence gtgtgGCTGTTGTGGTTAtggtagttgtaggtgcagcagttgttggtgcaacATTTGTGAGTGCGGCAGTGGTGGTTGTGGCAGTAGTAGTTGCACCAGTTGTCGGTGTGGCAGTCATGGTTGTGgtagttgttggtgcagcagttgttggtgcagcagttgtaggtgcagcagttgtggttACGGTAGTTGTAGATGCAGCAGTTGTTAGTGTGATAGTTGTTTGGGCAGCACTTGTTGGTGCGTCAGTTGTGGTCGTGGTCgctgtaggtgcagcagttgtggtggTGATTGTTTGAGGTGTAGCAGTTGAAGTTGCGGCTGTTGTGGTTAGggtagttgtaggtgcagcagttgtaggtgtgtCAGTTGTGGTTGTGgaagttgtaggtgcagcagttgtaggtgcgaAAGTTGTTGTTGGGGCAGAAGTAGTTGTAGCAGTTGTCGGTGTGGCAGTCGTGGTTGtggtagttgtaggtgcagcagttgtaggtgcagcagttgttggtgcagcagttgtgggtgcggCAGTTGTGGTTATGGTAGTTGTAGATGCAGCAGTTGTGGTCAGGATTGGTGAAGGTGGAGCAGTTGTAGTTGCAGCAGTCGTAGTTGTAGCAGGTGTGGTTGTGGTAGTTGAAGCTGCAGCAGTTGaaagtgcagcagttgtggttattgtagttgttggtgcagcagttgtaggtgcagcagttgtgggtgcagaAGTTGTTAGTGTGATAGTTGTTTGGGCAGCACTCTTTGGTGCCTCAGTTGTGGTCGtggtagttgtaggtgcagcaggtGTGGTTGTTGTAGTTGAAGCTGCAGCAGTTGaaagtgcagcagttgtaggtttGGCAGTTGTGGTTAtggtagttgtaggtgcagTAGTTGTAGGTGCGGAAGTTGTTAGTGTGATAGTTGTTTGGGCAGCACTTGTTGGTGCGTCAGTTGTGGTCGTGgtcgttgtaggtgcagcagttgtggtgaTGATTGTTTGAGGTGTAGCAGTTGTAGTTGCAGCTGTTGTGGTTAGggtagttgtaggtgcagcagttgtaggtgtgtCAGTTGTGGTCGTGGTAGTTGTTGGCGCAGCAGTTttaggtgcaacagttgtggTTGTGACAGTTGTAGTTgtagcagttgtaggtgcagcagatGTGGGTGCGGCAGTTGTGGTAATGgaagttgtaggtgcagcagttgtaggtgcgaCAGTTGTGGTTGTGGCAAAAGTAGTCGTAGCAGTTGTCGGTGTGTCAGTCATGGTTGTGgtagttgttggtgcagcagttgttggtgcagcagttgtaggtgcagcagttgtggttACGGTAGTTGTAGATGCAGCAGTTGTTAGTGTGATAGTTGTTTGGGCAGCACTTGTTGGTGCGTCAGTTGTGGTCGTGGTCgctgtaggtgcagcagttgtggtggTGATTGTTTGAGGTGTAGCATTTGAAGTTGCGGCTGTTGTGGTTAGggtagttgtaggtgcagcagttgtaggtgtgtCAGTTGTGGTTGTGgaagttgttggagcagcagttgtaggtgcaacagttgtggTTGTGGCAGTTGTAGTTGTAATAGTCGTACGTGCAGCAGATGTGGGTGCGGCAATTGTGGTAATAgaagttgtaggtgcagcagttgtaggtgcgaAAGTTGTTGTTGGGGCAGAAGTAGTTGTAGCAGTTGTCGGTGTGGCAGTCGTGGTTGtggtagttgtaggtgcagcagttgtaggtgcagcagttgtgggtgcggCAGTTGTGGTTATGGTAGTTGTAGATGCAGCAGTTGTGGTCGGGATTGGTGAAGGTGAAGCAGTTGTAGTTGCAGCAGTCGTAGTTGTAGCAGGTGTGGTTGTGGTAGTTGAAGCTGCAGCAGTTGaaagtgcagcagttgtggttattgtagttgttggtgcagcagttgtaggtgcagcagttgtgggtgcagaAGTTGTTAGTGTGATAGTTGTTTGGGCAGCACTCTTTGGTGCCTCAGTTGTGGTCGtggtagttgtaggtgcagcaggtGTGGTTGTTGTAGTTGAAGCTGCAGCAGTTGaaagtgcagcagttgtaggtttGGCAGTTGTGGTTAtggtagttgtaggtgcagTAGTTGTAGGTGCGGAAGTTGTTAGTGTGATAGTTGTTTGGGCAGCACTTGTTGGTGCGTCAGTTGTGGTCGTGgtcgttgtaggtgcagcagttgtggtgaTGATTGTTTGAGGTGTAGCAGTTGTAGTTGCGGCTGTTGTGGTTAGggtagttgtaggtgcagcagttgtgtgtgtgtcagttgtgGTCGTGGTAGTTGTTGGCGCAGCAGTTTTAGGTGCAACAGTCATGGTTGTGGTAGTtataggtgcagcagttgtaggtgcagcagttgtgagTGCGGCAGTTGTGGTTATGGTAGTTGTACATGCAGCAGTTGTGGTCGGGATTGATGAAGGTGAAGCAGTTGTAGTTGCAGCAGTCGTAGTTGTAGCAGGTGTGGTTGTGGTAGTTGAAGCTGCAGCAGTTGaaagtgcagcagttgtggttATGGTAGATGTAGGTGCAGCacttgtaggtgcggcagttgtggtTGGGctagttgtaggtgcagcaatTGTGCTTGCAGCAGTTGTGGTTGTGGAAGTTGTTgatgcagcagttgtaggtgtgacagttgttgttgtgttagttgtaggtgcagcagttatGGTCGTCATTGTTTTAGGTGAAGCAGTTGTAGTTGCAGTAGTTGTCAGTGGCGCAGGCATGATTGTGGTAGTTGTAGGTGTAGCAGTTGTagttgcagcagttgtaggtgtggcAGTTGTAGTTCTCGTTGCAACAGTTGCAGGTGCGGCAGTTCTGGTTGTGGTAGTTGTAGGTACAGCAGTTGTAGGTACAGCAGTTGTGGTTGGGGTAGTTGTATGTGCAACAGTTGTAGCTGCGGCTGTTGTAATTATGGTAGATGTAGgttcagcagttgtaggtgtgtCAGTTGTGGTTGTGGGAGTTATTGGTGCaacagttgtaggtgcaacagttgtggTTGTGGCAGAAGTAGTTGTAGGAGTCGTGGTTGtggtagttgtaggtgcagcagttgtaggtgcagcagttgttggtgcagcagttgtgggtgccgCAGTTGTGGTTAtggtagttgtaggtgcagcagttgtaggtgcagaaGTTGTTAGCGTGATAGTTCTTTGGGCAGCACTCTTTGGTGCGTCAGTTGTGGTCGTGGTAGTTGTAGCTGCAGCAGGTGTGGTTGTGGTAGTTGAAGCTGCAGCAGTTGaaagtgcagcagttgtagttgcagcagttgttggtgtggCAGTCGTGCTTGCGGtagttgtaggtgcggcagttgtggaTGTGgaagttgttggagcagcagttgtaagTGCGACTGTTGTTGTGGTAGTTATAGGTGCAGCAGTTATGGTTGTCATTATTCTAGGTGAAGCAGTTGTAGTTGCAGCAGTTGTCAGTGTGGCAGACATGATTGTGATAGTTGTAGGTGAAgtagttgtaggtgcagcagttgcgGTTATGGTAGTTGCAGGtacagcagttgtaggtgcagcaatTGTGGTTGTGGTAGTTGTagttgcagcagttgtaggtgtggcAGTTGTGGTAATGGTAGTTGTAGGTGTGGCAGTTGTGGTTGCAGTAGTTGTAGGtacagcagttgtaggtgtggcAGTTGTAGTTCTCattgcagcagttgtaggtgcggcagttgtggtTATAGTAGTTGTAGGtacagcagttgtaggtgcgattgttgttgttgtggtagttgtaggtgcagcagtcgtggTCCCCatagttgtaggtgcagcagttgtggttgggatagtcgtaggtgcagcagttgtggccACAATTGTTGTATGTGCAGCAGTTTTAGTTGCAGCAGtagtaggtgcggcagttgtggtTGTGGTAGTTGTAGGTGTAGGCGCAGCAGTTGTGGCCACGATTGTTGTACgtgcagcagttgtagttgcagcagttgtcggtgtGGCAATCATGATTTtggtagttgtaggtgcagcagttgtagctgTGGCAGTTATGGTTGTGGTagttgtaggtgcaacagttgtaggTGTGCCAGTTGTGATTGTGGTAGTTGTTGGTGTACCAGTTGTAAGTGTGATTGTTGTGGTTGTGGTAGTTgtaagtgcagcagttgtggtcGCCATGGTTGTAGGTGTAGGAGttgcagcagttgtcggtgtGGCAATCGTGATTGtggtagttgtaggtgcagcagttgtaggtgtggcagttgtggttgtggtagttgtaggtgcagcagttgtaggtgtggcAGTCGTGGTTGtggtagttgtaggtgcagcagttgttggtgcagcagttgtgggtgcagaAGTTGTTCGTGTGATAGTTGTTTGGGCAGCACTCTTTGGTGCGTCAGTTGTGGCCGCGATTGTTGTACGTGCAGAAGTTATAGTTGCAGCAGAAGTAGGTGCGTCAGTTCTGGTTGtggtagttgtaggtgcagcaggtGTGGTTGTGGTAGTTGAAGCTGCAGCAGTTGaaagtgcagcagttgtggttgtggttgcagcagttgtaggtgcgaCAGTTGTTGTTGTGGTAGTTGCAGGTGCAGCAGTTATGGTCGTCATTGTTGTAGGTGAAGCAGTTGTAGTTGCAGCAGTTATCAGTATGGCAGGTGTGATTGTGGtagttgtcggtgcagcagtttttggtgcagcagttgtagttgcagcagttgaaggtgcggcagttgtggaTATGGTAGTTGTAGGtacagcagttgtaggtgcaacagttgtggTTGTGGTAGTTGTAGTTTTCattgcagcagttgtaggtgtggcAGTTGTGTTTATGGTCATTGTAGATACAGCAGTTGTAGGTATGGCAGTTGTAGTTCTCgttgcagcagttgtaggtgcggcagttgtggtTATAGTAGTTGCAGGtacagcagttgtaggtgcagcagtcatAATCCCCATAGTTGTAGGTgtagcagttgtaggtgcagcagttgtggccGCGAGTGTTGTACGTGCAGCAGTTATAGTTGCAGCAGtagtaggtgcggcagttgtggtTGTGGTAGTTgtaagtgcagcagttgtggttgTCTTTGTTGTAAATGAAGCAGTTGTagttgcagcagttgttggtctGGCAATTGTGATTGTGGTAGTTGTAGGTGCAACAGCTGTAGGTGTGGCAGTTGTGGTTGTGCTAGCTGTAGGTGTGTCAATTGtggttgtggttgttgttggtGTCGCAGTTGTAGGTGCAATTGTTGTGGCAGTTGTAAGTACAGCAGTTGTGGTCACAATAATTGTAGTTGTAGAAGCTGCACTAGTTGTCGGTGTGGCAGTCATGATTGTGGTAGTTGTAGTTGCAGTAGATGTAGGTGCAGAAATTCTGGTTGTGGTAGTTGTAGGTGTATCACTTGTGGTTTTGgtagttgttggtgcagcagtcatGGTCATGATCGTTGTAGGTGTAGCAgttgaagatgcagcagttgtCAGTGTGGCAGGTGCAGTAGTCCTTGTTGTAgatgcagcagttgtaggt carries:
- the LOC144467434 gene encoding uncharacterized protein LOC144467434 gives rise to the protein MTTITAAPITTTTTVALTTAAPTTSTSTTAAPTTTASTTATPTTAATTTAALSTAAASTTTTTPAAATTTTTTTDAPKSAAQRTITLTTSAPTTAAPTTTITTTAPNHNCRTYKCCTYIYHNHNCCTFNCCSFNYHNHTCYNYDCCNYNCFTFINPDHNCCIFNYHNHTCYNYDCCNYNCFTFTNPDHNCCIYNYHNHNCRTHNCCTYNCCTYNYHNHDCHTDNCYNYFCPNNNFRTYNCCTYNFYYHNCRTHICCTTAAPTTTTTTTDTPTTAAPTTTLTTTAATTTATPQTIITTTAAPTTTTTTTDAPTSAAQTTITLTTSAPTTTAPTTTITTTAKPTTAALSTAAASTTTTTPAAPTTTTTTTEAPKSAAQTTITLTTSAPTTAAPTTAAPTTTITTTAALSTAAASTTTTTPATTTTAATTTAPPSPILTTTAASTTTITTTAAPTTAAPTTAAPTTAAPTTTTTTTATPTTATTTSAPTTTFAPTTAAPTTSTTTTDTPTTAAPTTTLTTTAATSTATPQTITTTTAAPTATTTTTDAPTSAAQTTITLTTAASTTTVTTTAAPTTAAPTTAAPTTTTTMTATPTTGATTTATTTTAALTNVAPTTAAPTTTITTTATPTTAATATATATPQTITTTTAAPITTTTTTIAPTSTTTITATAALSTAATTTASPSTIPITIAASTTTITTTAAPTTAAPTTAAPTTTTTTTATPTTATTTSATTTTFAPTTAAPTTSITTIAATTSAAPTTITTTTPTTTTVAPTTAAPTTSTTTTDTPTRNYNCYISNNHHHNCCTYNYHNHDCHSHNCRTYNCCTYNYHNHHCRTHKCCTNNCCTYNYHNHNSHTYDCCNYNCNCYTSNNHDHNCCSYNYHNHNYCTDNCSTNNNHIHNCRTYIYHNRNCCTCNYHNHDYHTDDCYNQNCHNHNCRTYNCWTNNYHNHNSCTYNCCNYNCYTSDNYNHNYCTYNCRTYNNRIHNCCTFINHNHNYSTYNCHNHNCHNHNCCTYNCWTKN
- the LOC144467435 gene encoding uncharacterized protein LOC144467435 gives rise to the protein MTTITAAPATTTTTTVAPTTAATTTTTAALSTAAASTTTTTPAAPTTTTTRTDAPTSAATITSARTTIAATTDAPKSAAQTTITRTTSAPTTAAPTTAAPTTTTTTTATPTTAAPTTTTTTTATPTTAAPTTTTITIATPTTAATPTPTTMATTTAALTTTTTTTITLTTGTPTTTTITTGTPTTVAPTTTTTITATATTAAPTTTKIMIATPTTAATTTAARTTIVATTAAPTPTTTTTTTAAPTTAATKTAAHTTIVATTAAPTTIPTTTAAPTTMGTTTANYNCHTYNCCTYNYCNHNCHTYNYHYHNCHTYNCCNYNYHNHNCCTYNCCTCNYHNRNCCTYNYFTYNYHNHVCHTDNCCNYNCFT
- the LOC144467436 gene encoding uncharacterized protein LOC144467436 translates to MTMTAAPTTTKTTSDTPTTTTTRISAPTSTATTTTTIMTATPTTSAASTTTIIVTTTAVLTTATTIAPTTATPTTTTTTIDTPTASTTTTATPTAVAPTTTTITIARPTTAATTTASFTTKTTTTAALTTTTTTTAAPTTAATITAARTTLAATTAAPTTATPTTMGIMTAAPTTAVPATTITTTAAPTTAATRTTTAIPTTAVSTMTINTTATPTTAA